One window from the genome of Helicobacter pylori encodes:
- a CDS encoding class II fructose-bisphosphate aldolase, with protein sequence MLVKGNEILLKAHKEGYGVGAFNFVNFEMLNAIFEAGNEENSPLFIQASEGAIKYMGIDMAVGMVKIMCERYPHIPVALHLDHGTTFESCEKAVKAGFTSVMIDASHHAFEENLELTSKVVKMAHNAGVSVEAELGRLMGIEDNISVDEKDAVLVNPKEAEQFVKESQVDYLAPAIGTSHGAFKFKGEPKLDFERLQEVKRLTNIPLVLHGASAIPDDVRKSYLDAGGDLKGSKGVPFEFLRESIKGGINKVNTDTDLRIAFIAEVRKVANEDKSQFDLRKFFSPAQLALKNVVKERMKLLGSANKI encoded by the coding sequence ATGTTAGTTAAAGGCAATGAAATCTTATTGAAAGCCCATAAAGAAGGTTATGGGGTGGGGGCGTTTAATTTCGTGAATTTTGAAATGCTAAACGCTATTTTTGAAGCAGGAAATGAGGAAAATTCCCCGCTTTTCATTCAAGCGAGTGAAGGAGCGATCAAATACATGGGGATTGATATGGCAGTGGGCATGGTGAAAATCATGTGCGAACGCTACCCCCACATTCCTGTAGCCTTACACCTAGATCATGGCACGACTTTTGAAAGCTGTGAAAAAGCCGTGAAAGCGGGTTTCACTTCTGTGATGATTGATGCCTCTCATCATGCTTTTGAAGAAAATTTGGAATTGACTTCTAAAGTGGTCAAAATGGCGCATAACGCTGGAGTGAGCGTGGAAGCTGAGTTGGGGCGTTTAATGGGGATTGAAGACAATATTTCGGTAGATGAAAAGGACGCGGTGTTAGTGAATCCTAAAGAAGCGGAGCAGTTTGTCAAAGAATCTCAAGTGGATTACTTAGCCCCAGCCATTGGGACAAGCCATGGAGCGTTTAAGTTTAAGGGTGAGCCAAAATTGGATTTTGAACGCTTGCAAGAAGTCAAAAGGCTCACTAATATCCCTTTAGTTTTGCATGGAGCGAGTGCGATACCAGATGATGTGAGGAAATCTTATTTGGACGCTGGAGGCGATTTGAAAGGTTCTAAGGGCGTGCCTTTTGAATTTCTACGAGAATCTATAAAAGGGGGGATCAATAAGGTCAATACCGACACGGATTTAAGGATCGCTTTCATCGCAGAAGTGCGCAAGGTGGCTAATGAAGATAAGAGCCAATTTGATTTGAGGAAGTTTTTTTCTCCGGCCCAATTAGCGCTTAAAAATGTGGTCAAAGAGCGCATGAAACTTTTGGGCAGCGCTAATAAAATTTAA
- the efp gene encoding elongation factor P has protein sequence MAIGMSELKKGLKIELGGVPYRIVEYQHVKPGKGAAFVRTKIKSFLDGKVIEKTFHAGDKCEEPNLVEKTMQYLYHDGDTYQFMDIESYEQIALNDSQVGEASKWMLDGMQVQVLLHNDKAISVDVPQVVALKIVETAPNFKGDTSSASKKSATLETGAVVQVPFHVLEGETIKVNTETEEYLEKVK, from the coding sequence ATGGCAATTGGGATGAGCGAGCTCAAAAAGGGCTTAAAAATTGAATTGGGTGGTGTGCCTTATAGAATTGTAGAATACCAGCATGTCAAGCCCGGCAAGGGTGCGGCTTTCGTGCGCACGAAAATCAAGTCGTTTTTGGATGGTAAGGTGATTGAGAAGACTTTCCATGCGGGGGATAAGTGCGAAGAGCCTAATCTGGTTGAAAAAACGATGCAATACCTTTATCACGATGGCGATACATACCAATTTATGGATATAGAGAGCTATGAGCAAATCGCTTTGAACGACTCTCAAGTGGGTGAGGCTTCTAAATGGATGCTAGACGGCATGCAAGTGCAGGTTTTATTGCATAATGACAAGGCGATTTCAGTGGATGTGCCGCAAGTTGTGGCTTTAAAGATTGTAGAAACAGCCCCTAATTTTAAGGGCGATACTTCAAGCGCGAGCAAAAAATCAGCGACTTTAGAAACCGGTGCGGTCGTGCAAGTGCCTTTCCATGTTTTAGAAGGTGAGACGATTAAGGTGAATACGGAAACAGAAGAGTATCTTGAAAAGGTGAAATGA
- the pseI gene encoding pseudaminic acid synthase, whose protein sequence is MLQRPKIVAELSANHNQDLNLAKESLHAIKESGADFVKLQTYTPSCMTLNSKEDPFIIQGTLWDKENLYGLYQKASTPLEWHAELFELARKLDLGIFSSPFSSKALKLLESLNCPMYKIASFEIVDLDLIEKAACTQKPIILSSGIATHTELQNAISLCKGVNNFDITLLKCVSAYPSKIEDANLLSMVKLGETFGVKFGLSDHTIGSLCPILATTLGASMIEKHFILNKSLQTPDSAFSMDFNGFKSMVEAIKQSVLALGEEEPKINPKTLEKRRFFARSLFVIKDIQKGEALTENNIKALRPNLGLHPKFYKEILGQKASKFLKANTPLNADDIERSL, encoded by the coding sequence ATGTTACAACGCCCTAAAATTGTCGCTGAATTGAGCGCTAATCATAACCAGGATTTAAATCTCGCTAAAGAAAGCCTTCATGCCATTAAGGAAAGCGGTGCGGATTTTGTCAAGCTCCAAACCTACACGCCAAGTTGCATGACTTTAAACTCTAAAGAAGATCCTTTCATCATTCAAGGCACTTTATGGGATAAAGAAAATCTGTATGGATTGTATCAAAAGGCTTCTACCCCCCTAGAATGGCATGCGGAATTGTTTGAGTTGGCTAGAAAGCTTGATTTAGGCATTTTTAGCTCGCCTTTTAGTTCAAAAGCCTTAAAGCTTTTAGAGAGCCTGAATTGCCCCATGTATAAGATCGCTAGTTTTGAAATCGTTGATTTAGACTTGATTGAAAAGGCCGCTTGCACACAAAAGCCCATTATCCTTTCTAGCGGTATCGCTACACACACCGAATTGCAAAACGCTATCTCGTTGTGCAAAGGCGTGAATAATTTTGACATCACCCTTTTAAAATGCGTGAGCGCTTATCCCAGTAAAATAGAAGACGCTAACTTATTGAGCATGGTTAAATTAGGCGAAACCTTTGGCGTTAAATTTGGCTTGAGCGATCACACGATTGGCTCTCTTTGCCCCATTTTAGCCACCACTTTAGGAGCGAGCATGATAGAAAAGCATTTCATTTTAAACAAATCCTTACAAACCCCAGACAGCGCTTTTAGCATGGATTTTAACGGATTTAAAAGCATGGTTGAAGCCATCAAGCAAAGCGTTTTAGCCTTAGGCGAAGAAGAGCCTAAAATCAATCCAAAGACTTTAGAAAAGCGAAGATTCTTCGCTCGCTCTTTATTTGTCATTAAGGATATTCAAAAAGGCGAAGCATTGACTGAAAACAATATCAAAGCCTTACGCCCCAACCTTGGCTTACACCCTAAATTTTATAAAGAAATTTTAGGCCAAAAGGCATCAAAATTTTTAAAAGCCAACACCCCTTTAAACGCTGATGATATAGAACGCTCATTGTAA
- a CDS encoding ABC transporter ATP-binding protein, which yields MIKAINISHAFEKPLYSGVNLHIKPKESLAILGVSGSGKSTLLSHLATMLKPDNGTVSLLEHQDIYALNSKKLLELRRLKVGIIFQSHYLFKGFSALENLQVASILAKQEINHSLLEQLGIAHTLKQGVGELSGGQQQRLSIARVLSKKPQIIIADEPTGNLDTTSANQVISMLQNYITEKEGALVLATHDEHLAFTCSQVYRLEKEVLIKEK from the coding sequence ATGATTAAAGCGATTAATATTTCTCATGCTTTTGAAAAGCCTCTTTATAGTGGCGTGAATTTGCACATCAAGCCCAAAGAAAGCCTAGCGATTTTGGGCGTGAGCGGGAGCGGTAAAAGCACGCTTTTAAGCCATCTAGCCACCATGCTAAAACCGGATAACGGAACAGTTAGTTTGTTAGAACACCAAGATATTTATGCTTTAAATTCCAAAAAGCTTTTGGAACTACGGCGCTTAAAAGTGGGCATAATCTTCCAATCGCATTACCTTTTTAAGGGTTTTAGCGCTTTAGAAAACTTGCAAGTCGCTTCCATCCTAGCCAAGCAAGAAATAAATCATTCCCTTTTAGAACAATTAGGCATAGCCCACACCCTAAAACAAGGCGTGGGTGAATTGAGCGGCGGCCAGCAACAACGCTTAAGCATCGCCAGAGTGCTTTCTAAAAAACCCCAAATCATTATCGCTGATGAACCCACCGGGAATTTAGACACCACTAGCGCTAATCAAGTCATCAGCATGCTGCAAAATTACATTACAGAAAAAGAAGGGGCGTTAGTTCTAGCCACGCATGATGAGCATTTGGCTTTCACTTGCTCTCAAGTCTATCGCTTAGAAAAAGAAGTTTTGATTAAGGAAAAATAA
- a CDS encoding apolipoprotein N-acyltransferase, translating to MRLILFNQNAFLLACMFVSSVYINAVLDAYAVENPYISITLTSLLAPLSMLAFLKTPRNSAFALGFFVGALLFYWCALSFRYSDFTYLLPLIIILIALVYGVLFYLLLCFENPYFRLLSFLGSSFIHPFGFDWLVPDSFFSYSVFRVDKLSLGLVFLACVFLSTQNLKKYRMIGVLLLLGALDFNGFKTSDLKKVGNIELVSTKTPQDLKFDSNYLNDIENNILKEIKLAQSKQKTLIVFPETAYPIALENSPFKAKLEDLSGNIAILIGTLRTQGYSLYNSSFLFSKKSVQIADKVILAPFGETMPLPKFLQKPLEKLFFGESAYLYRNASSFSDFTLDDFTFRPLICYEGTSKPAYSNSPSKIFILMSNNAWFSPSIEPTLQKTLLKYYARRYDKIILHSANFSTSYILSPSLLGDILFRKRS from the coding sequence ATGCGTCTTATTCTGTTCAATCAAAACGCTTTTTTATTAGCGTGCATGTTTGTTTCAAGCGTGTATATTAACGCTGTTTTAGACGCTTATGCGGTTGAAAACCCCTATATTTCTATCACACTCACAAGCCTATTAGCCCCTTTAAGCATGCTAGCGTTTTTAAAAACCCCTAGAAATAGCGCTTTTGCTTTGGGGTTTTTCGTGGGGGCGTTATTGTTTTATTGGTGCGCTTTAAGCTTTCGCTACTCGGATTTCACTTATTTATTGCCCTTAATCATTATTTTAATAGCGTTAGTTTATGGGGTTTTATTTTATTTGTTGCTCTGTTTTGAAAACCCCTACTTTAGGCTTTTGAGTTTTTTAGGCTCTAGTTTTATCCACCCTTTTGGATTTGATTGGTTAGTCCCGGATAGCTTTTTTTCTTATAGCGTGTTTAGGGTGGATAAATTATCGCTAGGGCTTGTTTTTTTAGCTTGCGTTTTTTTGAGCACTCAAAATCTTAAAAAATACAGAATGATAGGGGTTTTATTGCTGCTTGGCGCGTTGGATTTTAATGGTTTCAAAACAAGCGATTTAAAAAAGGTTGGAAATATTGAATTAGTCTCTACAAAAACGCCCCAAGATTTGAAATTTGACTCAAACTACCTTAATGATATTGAAAACAACATTCTTAAAGAAATCAAGCTCGCTCAAAGCAAGCAAAAAACCTTGATTGTTTTTCCAGAAACCGCCTACCCTATCGCTTTAGAAAACTCCCCCTTTAAAGCGAAGCTAGAAGATTTAAGCGGTAATATTGCTATTTTAATAGGGACATTACGCACCCAAGGCTATAGCCTTTATAACAGCTCGTTTTTATTTTCTAAAAAAAGCGTTCAGATCGCTGATAAAGTGATCTTAGCCCCCTTTGGCGAGACCATGCCTTTACCCAAGTTTCTTCAAAAACCCCTTGAAAAGCTCTTTTTTGGCGAGAGCGCTTATTTATACCGCAACGCTTCTAGTTTCAGCGATTTTACATTAGACGATTTTACTTTCCGCCCTCTGATTTGTTATGAAGGCACTTCCAAACCCGCTTATTCAAACAGCCCTTCAAAAATTTTTATCCTAATGAGCAATAACGCATGGTTTAGCCCAAGCATTGAACCCACCCTACAAAAAACGCTTTTAAAATACTATGCAAGGCGTTATGATAAAATCATCTTGCACAGCGCGAACTTTTCAACTTCTTACATTTTAAGCCCTAGTTTATTAGGCGATATTCTTTTTAGGAAACGATCATGA
- a CDS encoding CvpA family protein, with translation MNYIDLALLVVVVAFGIRGFYHGFVSEVAGTLGIVLGVYLASRYSVAVGNLFSEHLYDLRNETMTNLIGFLLVLASIWVFFLAFGVLLGKVLVFSGLGIIDKALGFIFSCLKTFLVLSFILYALSKMEVMKDANAYLQEKSAFFSTMKSVASKIMHLDGVKHVEQNLKDNLEEMSDEVKNKESFNKNKESFNKAMDKGMESLKEKAKDLPKNMLDPKANQTPPNPTPSNKEPL, from the coding sequence TTGAATTATATTGATTTGGCGTTACTTGTGGTGGTGGTAGCCTTTGGGATTAGAGGATTTTATCATGGCTTCGTGAGTGAAGTGGCGGGGACTTTAGGGATTGTGCTTGGCGTTTATTTGGCGTCTCGCTATTCTGTGGCTGTTGGGAATTTATTTTCAGAGCATTTGTATGATTTAAGAAATGAAACCATGACCAATCTCATCGGTTTTTTATTGGTGTTAGCGTCTATTTGGGTGTTTTTTTTAGCTTTTGGAGTGTTGCTAGGCAAGGTGTTAGTCTTTAGCGGGTTAGGCATTATAGACAAAGCGTTAGGGTTTATTTTTTCATGTTTAAAGACTTTTTTAGTGCTTTCTTTCATCCTTTATGCGCTTTCTAAAATGGAAGTGATGAAGGACGCTAACGCCTATTTGCAAGAAAAAAGCGCTTTTTTTTCTACTATGAAAAGCGTCGCTAGTAAGATCATGCACCTTGATGGCGTCAAACATGTGGAGCAAAACCTTAAAGACAACCTTGAAGAAATGAGCGATGAAGTCAAAAATAAAGAATCTTTCAATAAAAATAAAGAATCTTTTAATAAAGCGATGGATAAGGGCATGGAATCTTTAAAAGAAAAGGCTAAAGATTTGCCTAAAAACATGCTAGATCCAAAAGCTAACCAAACCCCACCAAACCCCACCCCATCTAATAAAGAACCCCTATAA
- the lysS gene encoding lysine--tRNA ligase → MFSNQYIQQRIHKANSLREEGKNPYKNSLKRSLTNAAFLEKYAYVKGLEEPKDKEKCESIVGRVKLLRLMGKACFIKVEDESAILQAYVSQNELNDEFKSLKKHLEVGDIVLVKGFPFATKTGELSVHALEFHILSKTIVPLPEKFHGLSDIELRYRQRYLDLIVNPGVKDVFKKRSLIVSSVRKFFEMEGFLEVETPMMHPIPGGANARPFITYHNALEVERYLRIAPELYLKRLIVGGFEAVFEINRNFRNEGMDHSHNPEFTMIEFYWAYHTYEDLIELSKRLFDYLLKTLNLDSKIIYNDMEVDFNQTSVISYLDALETIGGISKDILEKEDRLLAYLLEQGIKVEPNLTYGKLLAEAFDHFVEHQLINPTFVTQYPIEISPLARRNDSNPNIADRFELFIAGKEIANGFSELNDPLDQLERFKNQVAEKEKGDEEAQYMDEDYVWALAHGMPPTAGQGIGIDRLVMLLTGAKSIKDVILFPAMRPVKNDFNIESGE, encoded by the coding sequence ATGTTTTCTAACCAATACATCCAACAACGCATCCATAAAGCCAATAGCTTGAGAGAAGAAGGGAAAAACCCTTATAAAAATAGCTTGAAACGAAGTCTCACCAACGCCGCTTTTTTGGAAAAATACGCTTATGTTAAGGGTTTAGAAGAGCCTAAAGACAAAGAAAAATGCGAGAGTATTGTAGGGAGGGTCAAGCTTTTGCGTTTAATGGGCAAGGCATGTTTTATTAAAGTTGAAGATGAAAGCGCGATTTTGCAAGCTTATGTTTCGCAAAATGAATTGAACGATGAATTTAAAAGCTTGAAAAAGCATTTAGAAGTGGGCGATATTGTGTTGGTGAAAGGTTTCCCTTTTGCTACCAAAACCGGTGAATTGAGCGTTCATGCCCTAGAATTTCATATTTTAAGCAAAACCATTGTGCCTTTACCTGAAAAGTTTCATGGACTGAGCGATATAGAATTACGCTACCGCCAGCGCTACTTGGATTTGATCGTCAATCCTGGCGTTAAAGATGTGTTTAAAAAGCGCAGTTTGATTGTCTCTAGCGTGCGGAAATTTTTTGAAATGGAAGGGTTTTTAGAAGTGGAAACTCCCATGATGCACCCCATTCCTGGCGGGGCGAACGCAAGGCCTTTTATCACTTACCATAACGCTTTAGAGGTGGAGAGGTATTTAAGAATCGCCCCAGAATTATACCTTAAACGCTTGATTGTGGGGGGGTTTGAAGCGGTGTTTGAAATCAATCGTAATTTCAGGAATGAGGGCATGGATCACAGCCATAACCCCGAATTCACGATGATTGAATTTTATTGGGCGTATCACACTTATGAAGATTTGATTGAACTCAGTAAGAGGCTATTTGACTACTTGCTAAAGACTTTAAATTTAGATTCAAAAATCATCTATAACGATATGGAAGTGGATTTCAACCAAACGAGCGTGATTTCCTATTTGGACGCTTTAGAAACGATAGGGGGCATTAGTAAGGATATTTTGGAAAAAGAAGACAGGCTTTTGGCTTATTTGTTAGAGCAAGGCATCAAAGTAGAGCCAAATCTCACTTATGGCAAGTTGCTCGCTGAAGCGTTTGATCATTTTGTAGAGCACCAACTCATTAACCCCACTTTTGTAACCCAATACCCTATTGAGATTAGCCCTTTAGCCAGACGCAACGATAGTAACCCTAATATTGCTGACAGGTTTGAATTGTTCATTGCAGGAAAAGAAATCGCTAATGGCTTTAGCGAGTTGAACGATCCTTTAGATCAATTAGAACGCTTTAAAAATCAAGTGGCTGAAAAAGAAAAAGGCGATGAAGAAGCCCAATACATGGATGAAGATTATGTGTGGGCCCTAGCCCATGGAATGCCCCCCACTGCAGGGCAAGGCATAGGCATTGACAGGTTGGTGATGTTACTCACTGGGGCTAAAAGCATTAAAGATGTGATTTTATTCCCAGCGATGCGTCCTGTTAAAAACGATTTTAATATTGAGAGTGGAGAATAA
- a CDS encoding serine hydroxymethyltransferase: MAYFLEQSDSETFELIFEEYKRQNEHLEMIASENYTFPSVMEAMGSILTNKYAEGYPNKRYYGGCEVVDKIESLAIERAKKLFNCQFANVQAHSGSQANNAVYHALLKPYDKILGMDLSCGGHLTHGAKVSLTGKHYQSFSYGVNLDGYIDYEEALKIAQSVKPEIIVCGFSAYPREIDFKKFREIADEVGALLLGDIAHVAGLVVTNEHAHPFPHCHVVSSTTHKTLRGPRGGLILTNDEEIAAKIDKAIFPGTQGGPLMHAIAAKAVGFKENLKPEFKAYAKLVKSNMQVLAKTLKEKNHKLVSGGTSNHLLLMDFLDKPYSGKDADIALGNAGITVNKNTIPGETRSPFVTSGIRIGSAALSARGMGAKEFEIIGNKISDILNDINNVSLQLHVKEELKAMANQFPVYQQPIF, from the coding sequence ATGGCTTATTTTTTAGAACAAAGCGATAGTGAAACTTTTGAATTGATCTTTGAAGAATACAAGCGGCAAAATGAGCATTTAGAAATGATAGCGAGCGAGAATTACACTTTTCCTAGTGTTATGGAAGCTATGGGAAGCATTTTAACGAATAAATACGCTGAGGGCTATCCTAACAAGCGCTATTATGGAGGCTGTGAAGTGGTGGATAAAATAGAAAGCCTAGCCATAGAAAGGGCTAAAAAGCTTTTTAATTGCCAGTTCGCTAACGTGCAAGCGCATTCAGGCTCACAAGCTAATAACGCTGTCTATCACGCTCTTTTAAAGCCTTATGACAAGATTTTAGGCATGGATTTAAGCTGTGGAGGGCATTTAACGCATGGTGCTAAAGTGAGCTTGACCGGCAAGCATTATCAGAGCTTTTCTTATGGCGTGAATTTGGATGGCTATATTGATTATGAAGAGGCGCTAAAAATCGCTCAAAGCGTTAAGCCAGAAATCATCGTGTGCGGGTTTTCAGCCTATCCAAGGGAAATTGATTTTAAGAAATTTAGAGAAATCGCTGATGAAGTAGGGGCGTTACTATTAGGCGATATAGCCCATGTGGCAGGGCTTGTGGTAACTAATGAGCATGCCCATCCTTTCCCGCATTGCCATGTGGTTTCAAGCACCACTCATAAGACCTTAAGAGGGCCTAGAGGGGGGCTTATTTTAACTAATGATGAAGAGATAGCGGCTAAGATTGATAAAGCGATTTTTCCAGGGACTCAAGGCGGGCCTTTGATGCATGCGATTGCTGCTAAAGCGGTGGGTTTTAAAGAGAATTTAAAACCAGAGTTTAAAGCTTACGCGAAATTAGTGAAATCTAACATGCAAGTTCTCGCTAAAACATTAAAAGAAAAAAACCACAAATTAGTGAGCGGTGGCACTTCTAACCATTTGCTTTTAATGGATTTCTTGGATAAGCCTTATAGCGGGAAAGACGCTGATATTGCCTTAGGGAATGCTGGGATCACCGTGAATAAAAACACCATTCCTGGCGAAACGCGCAGCCCTTTTGTAACGAGCGGGATAAGGATTGGCTCAGCGGCATTGAGCGCAAGGGGCATGGGAGCTAAAGAATTTGAAATCATAGGGAATAAAATATCAGATATTTTGAATGATATTAATAATGTTAGTTTGCAATTGCATGTGAAAGAAGAATTGAAGGCGATGGCTAATCAATTCCCTGTGTACCAGCAACCTATTTTTTAA
- a CDS encoding DUF1882 domain-containing protein, with the protein MTEMELKLIKIDTSHYFEKKPGLGERVDYAGRCYYNKFQRVNAMLTSSLIQKHLKREIEIAHNLILRNDKVENIVFDYNGRNPERFYHKAQLLLREEGFMNFTAYNTKTPGHLHLYVHKGHTELGEGERLVKTLSMKLAQGLPKEWKVFPSNEWPKEFNILALPYEVFAKERGSSWAKHL; encoded by the coding sequence ATGACAGAAATGGAATTAAAGCTCATTAAGATAGACACAAGCCATTATTTTGAAAAAAAACCAGGCTTGGGGGAGAGGGTGGATTATGCGGGGCGTTGCTATTATAATAAATTCCAAAGAGTGAATGCCATGCTCACAAGCTCGCTCATTCAAAAGCATTTGAAAAGGGAGATAGAAATCGCGCACAACCTCATCTTGCGTAACGATAAGGTGGAAAACATTGTGTTTGATTATAATGGGAGGAACCCGGAGCGTTTTTACCATAAGGCGCAGTTATTGCTTCGTGAGGAAGGTTTTATGAATTTTACCGCTTATAACACCAAAACGCCAGGGCATTTGCATTTGTATGTGCATAAGGGGCATACGGAGTTAGGCGAGGGTGAAAGGTTGGTTAAAACTTTGTCCATGAAATTAGCGCAAGGGTTGCCTAAAGAATGGAAGGTCTTCCCTAGCAATGAATGGCCTAAGGAATTTAATATTTTAGCTTTACCTTATGAAGTGTTTGCAAAAGAGCGAGGGAGCTCTTGGGCGAAGCATTTATAA
- a CDS encoding SPOR domain-containing protein: MSEKERLNEVILEEENNGGGTKKVFLIVAIAIIILAVLLMVFWKSTRVAPKETFLQTDSGMQKIGNTKDEKKDDEFESLNMDPSKQEDKLDKVADNVKKQENDAFNMPTQTNQTQTEMKTTEETQEAKKELKAVESIPMSVQKESQAMAKKETPHKKPKVTPKDKEAHKDKAKHAAKKESKTKKEAHKEVPKKADSKTNLTKGHYLQVGVFAHTPNKAFLQAFNQFPHKIEDRGATKRYLIGPYKSKQEALMHTDEVSKKMTKPVVIEIR, translated from the coding sequence ATGTCAGAAAAAGAAAGACTGAATGAAGTGATTTTAGAAGAAGAAAATAATGGGGGCGGCACTAAAAAGGTGTTTTTGATCGTGGCTATAGCCATTATCATTTTAGCGGTGCTTTTAATGGTGTTTTGGAAAAGCACGAGAGTCGCTCCTAAAGAGACTTTTTTACAAACCGATAGCGGGATGCAAAAAATAGGCAACACTAAAGATGAGAAAAAAGATGATGAGTTTGAAAGCTTGAATATGGATCCTTCCAAACAAGAAGACAAGCTAGACAAAGTAGCGGATAATGTTAAAAAACAAGAAAATGATGCGTTTAACATGCCCACTCAAACCAATCAAACTCAAACGGAGATGAAAACAACAGAAGAAACGCAAGAAGCTAAAAAAGAATTAAAAGCTGTTGAGTCTATTCCCATGAGCGTTCAAAAAGAATCTCAGGCTATGGCTAAAAAAGAAACCCCCCATAAAAAGCCCAAAGTAACCCCTAAAGATAAGGAAGCTCACAAAGACAAAGCTAAGCATGCGGCTAAAAAAGAGTCTAAAACTAAAAAAGAAGCCCATAAAGAAGTTCCTAAAAAAGCCGACTCTAAAACCAATCTTACTAAAGGGCATTATTTGCAAGTGGGGGTTTTTGCACACACACCTAATAAAGCCTTTTTGCAAGCGTTTAACCAATTCCCCCATAAGATTGAAGATAGGGGGGCTACTAAACGCTACCTCATAGGCCCTTATAAGAGCAAGCAAGAAGCCTTAATGCATACCGATGAAGTCAGTAAAAAAATGACTAAACCGGTTGTCATAGAGATTCGTTAA